From Piscinibacter gummiphilus:
CTGCCCCCGCCCACGATGGCCTCGGTGAGCATGACGTTCACCGCACGCGAGGCCGGGCCCGTGCCCGAAAGGTAGAGCTCCACATTGGCGATCAGCGCATCGAGCCCGGGCTCGTGGTGCGTCTGCTGCTCGGCATCGACGAAACGCTGCCGGAGCGACTGCGCCACCACCCGCAAAAAGGCCTCGCGGCTGCCGTAGTGGTGCGACACCAGGCCGCGGCTATAGCCCGCCATCTCACCCACCTCGCTGAGCGTCATGCCGTTCACGCCCTTGCGGCCGATGAGTTCCACGGCACTGTCGAGCAGCCGCTGCTCGGCGTCTTGCTTGCGTTCGGTCTGGGTGCGGCGTTTCGGGGGCGTGGCGGGCGTGCGCGGCGGCATGGGGCGGCGGGGTCTTGTTCTGGAGGCCGGGAAGAATAACCGCAGGTATTCGCGGCCCCGATCAGCGCTTACCCACGATGCGCCACCACCAGCTTGAGCGACCCTTCGAAGCTCGGCTGCTGCCGCAGGTGGCCGTGGCGGCGGTCCCACTCGCCGCTGTCGAGGTCACGCCGCAGCGCGTTCACAAAGCGCTCCACCACCTCTGCCGACACGAAGCTCCATGCTGAACAAGCCTGGCGCGCGCCAGGGTCGAGCAGCCGCTCGGGCCGGCCGTAATAGGCCTCGCCGAAACCGTCGCTGCACGCGAGCGGAATGGGCACCGGCCACACCTCGACGCGCCCGCCCAGGTGCGATGCGATCTCGTCGATGCGCGGGAAGCGCTTCGCCTCCACCTCGATCGCCTCTGGCGCGTAGTCCTGCAGCCAGAAGCGGTCGAGTTCGTCGGGCGCACAACTCATCACCACCACCGGCCCGCGCGTCACGCGGCGCATTTCGCGCAGGCCGGCGCCAAGGTCGGCCCACTGGTGCACGGTGAAGGTCGCCATCGACGCATCGAAGCTCCCGTCGGCAAACGGCAGCTGCTCGGCCTGCGCATCCACCGCCACCGGCAGGTGCGCCGGCCGCTGCGCCCGCATCGAGGCCGAGGGCTCCACCGCCGTCACCGCCAGGCCCTGCGGCTCGTAGGAGCCGGCGCCCGCGCCCACGTTGAGCACCGTCTTCGCATCGCCCAGGGCTCGCCGAATGAGCGCGGCAATCTGCGCCTCCGGCTGCCGGTAGTTCACGTAACCCGCACCGATGCGGCCGTAGTTCGCATCGCCTGCGCTGCCATCGCGGTGTCGTGCCATCCGGTGGGTCTCCGTGCTGCTTGGATGGCAGACATCTTATGCACCATGGCGGGAACGTCGATTGCCCGAGCGGGGCAATGCAGACAGAAGACCTCCAACGAAAAGCATTCGTCGCCCTGCTGGTGGCCGTGTCGGCCGCCTTCCTGTGGGTGATCTTCCCGATGTTCGGAGCGGTGTTGTGGGGGGTGACTTTCGCCATCCTCTTCACACCACTGCACAAGCGCCTGCAGGCGAGCTTGCGGCTCAAGCCCACCTGGGCCGCCGTTCTCACCACGCTGCTCGTGCTGCTGCTGGTGGTGCTGCCTGCAGTGCTGGTCTCGGGCATGGTGGTGCAGGAGGCGAGCACGCTGGTCGAGAAACTTCGCTCGGGCGAGATCGACCTCGGCGCCTACTACCGCCAGTTGATGCGCGCCTTGCCCGCCTGGGCCACGCGCCTGCTCGAAGGGGCCGGGCTTGGCGATCTGTCGAGCGTGCAGGAACGGCTGAAGCAAAGCGCGGCCGGCGGCTCGCAGCCCATCGCCAAGCGTCTGTGGCTCGTGGGCCAGGGCACGCTCGATTTCGCCGTCAACTTCTTCGTGATGGTCTACCTGCTCTTCTTCCTGCTGCGCGACGGGCCGCGGCTGATGCAGCGCATCCGCCACGCCACGCCGCTCGACCCGGCCGTGCAGGCGCGCCTGGCCAAGAACTTCAGCGCCGTCGTGCGCTCCACCGTCAAGGGCAACATCCTCGTGGCGCTGCTGCAAGGCGCGCTCGGCGGCGTGGCGCTCTTGGTGCTGGGCATTCCGGGCGCCGTGCTGTGGGCGGTGGTGATGGCCTTCCTGTCGCTGCTGCCAGCCGTGGGCGCGGCGATGGTGTGGGGGCCGATCGCGATCTACCTGCTGTCGATGGGCCAGGTGGCGCAGGGCGTCGGCCTCATCGCCTTCGGCACGCTCGTGATAGGCCTCGTCGACAACCTGCTGCGCCCCATCCTCGTGGGCAAGGAAACGCGCATGCCCGACTGGGTGGTGCTCATCTCCACCATCGGCGGCATGTCGCTCTTCGGCATCAACGGCTTCGTGATCGGGCCGGTGATCGCCGCCCTCTTCATCGCGGTGTGGGACCTGACGACCGACGATTCGAGCGCGACGCCCGAGCCCTCGCAAAAGCCGACGCCTTAGCGCAGCCCTCAGGGCAGGATCGCCACGATGCGCCCGATCGACCAATACGCCGCGATGGCCCCCATCGCATAGAGCAGCAAGGGCCGCGCCTTCGGCGAAGCCGGCCAGCGCGCCAGCAGCCTGTGCAGCGCGAAGGCAGCGACCACCACCATCAGCTGCCCCAGCTCCACACCCGCATTGAAGGTGACGAGCGCCACCGCGAGGTGATGCTCCGGCAGGCCGATCTGCTGCAAGGCGCCGGCAAAGCCGAGGCCATGCACCAGGCCGAAGAGAAACGCCACCACGGCCGGCCAGCGGCGCGAGAGCGTCTGCTCCTTGTGCAGCGCCTCGCCGGCCACCAGCATGATCGACAGCGCGATCGTCGCCTCGACCGGCGGCGGGTTGAGCACCAGCCAGCCGAGCGTGCTCAGCGCGAGCGTCACGCTGTGTGCGAGCGTGAAGGCGGTGATGGTCCAGACCAGGCGGCGGTTGAAGCCCACGAGGAACAAGAGCCCCAGCACGAAGAGCAGATGGTCGAAGCCGCCGAGGATGTGTTCGACCCCGAGCACGCCATAGGCCCACACCACCTCGGCCGCGCCGCGCTTGTCATCAGCGGCGCCGTAGAGCGGCACCGACGATTGCGCCGCCGTGAGCGTGTAGACGCGCAGTTGCCCGTCGAGCCAGTACACCTTCACCAGCACGGCCGAGAAGCGCTTGCCGACGCCCTCGATCCCGAGGTGGCCTTGCAGGCCGTGTGCGCCACAGCGCAGCACGCCGTCGGCTTCGGCGCAGCCCTCGGGCCACACGAGGCGCATGCCGCTCTCGGGCCGGTTGCCTGCGGTCCACTGCCAGAGGAATTCGTTCGGGCTGGCCTGGCGCAGCTCCATCTCGGCCATGCTGATCTCGTGGGCCCAGCTCGCCATGCTCGCCAGGCACAACAGCAGCGCGAGCACGACACGTTGCAAGGCCTTCATGGCGTGGGCGCCTCCACCTTCACGGTGTACTTCTTCGCCAGCTTGCGCACGGCGGCGCTGCGCTGCTCGGCCATCACGCTGTCGGTCCAGTCCTGCAGCACCACGTTGCGCAGCATGTCGAAGGAGGCCTGCCGCGCAGCCGCCACGGCGTCGAGCCGCACCACCTTCCAGCCGTCGCCCTGGCGCAGCGCCTGCCAGCGGCCTGTGGGCAAGGCCTCCAGCGCCTGCGCGAACTCCGGCCCGTAGCTCTGCACGATGGTCGGCAAGGGCCGGGCCTTGAACACGTGCAGCCCGGCTTTTTCATCCGAGGGCGTGCCGGCATTGAGCGCGGCGGCAAACGCGGCCGCCGTGGCCTCCGACGCATCGCCGGCCAGCGCGGCCTCTTGAAAATCCAGGCGCGCCGGCTCGTCGTACTTCACGCGGTTCTTCTCGAACCACGCCTTCAGCGCGACGTCGTCGACGGGGGGCCGTTGCAGCCCGGCGTTGACCATCGACAAGGCCTTGAAGATGACCCGGTCGCGGATCGCCTTGTCGCCCTTGTCCATCTGCAGCGCCAGGCCCTCGCGGTACAGCACCTCGTTGTCGAGCCACACGCGCCGCAGCCCGTAGAGCTCGTCGCCGGTCGGCGCGCGGCCGCGCGCGTCGCGGAAGACCTTGACGGCCTCCGCGTCGACGGCCGCG
This genomic window contains:
- a CDS encoding TetR/AcrR family transcriptional regulator, which gives rise to MPPRTPATPPKRRTQTERKQDAEQRLLDSAVELIGRKGVNGMTLSEVGEMAGYSRGLVSHHYGSREAFLRVVAQSLRQRFVDAEQQTHHEPGLDALIANVELYLSGTGPASRAVNVMLTEAIVGGGSLLEDMRAFTATSRKFYANQIRLGIERGEMRKDLDPEAQAVMILGMLRGVAAQALLDDKVQKSKLRSEIVATIRRMLVA
- a CDS encoding class I SAM-dependent methyltransferase, with translation MARHRDGSAGDANYGRIGAGYVNYRQPEAQIAALIRRALGDAKTVLNVGAGAGSYEPQGLAVTAVEPSASMRAQRPAHLPVAVDAQAEQLPFADGSFDASMATFTVHQWADLGAGLREMRRVTRGPVVVMSCAPDELDRFWLQDYAPEAIEVEAKRFPRIDEIASHLGGRVEVWPVPIPLACSDGFGEAYYGRPERLLDPGARQACSAWSFVSAEVVERFVNALRRDLDSGEWDRRHGHLRQQPSFEGSLKLVVAHRG
- a CDS encoding AI-2E family transporter, translating into MQTEDLQRKAFVALLVAVSAAFLWVIFPMFGAVLWGVTFAILFTPLHKRLQASLRLKPTWAAVLTTLLVLLLVVLPAVLVSGMVVQEASTLVEKLRSGEIDLGAYYRQLMRALPAWATRLLEGAGLGDLSSVQERLKQSAAGGSQPIAKRLWLVGQGTLDFAVNFFVMVYLLFFLLRDGPRLMQRIRHATPLDPAVQARLAKNFSAVVRSTVKGNILVALLQGALGGVALLVLGIPGAVLWAVVMAFLSLLPAVGAAMVWGPIAIYLLSMGQVAQGVGLIAFGTLVIGLVDNLLRPILVGKETRMPDWVVLISTIGGMSLFGINGFVIGPVIAALFIAVWDLTTDDSSATPEPSQKPTP
- a CDS encoding HupE/UreJ family protein — encoded protein: MKALQRVVLALLLCLASMASWAHEISMAEMELRQASPNEFLWQWTAGNRPESGMRLVWPEGCAEADGVLRCGAHGLQGHLGIEGVGKRFSAVLVKVYWLDGQLRVYTLTAAQSSVPLYGAADDKRGAAEVVWAYGVLGVEHILGGFDHLLFVLGLLFLVGFNRRLVWTITAFTLAHSVTLALSTLGWLVLNPPPVEATIALSIMLVAGEALHKEQTLSRRWPAVVAFLFGLVHGLGFAGALQQIGLPEHHLAVALVTFNAGVELGQLMVVVAAFALHRLLARWPASPKARPLLLYAMGAIAAYWSIGRIVAILP
- a CDS encoding peptidylprolyl isomerase; translated protein: MTNADATGAAAARRVRWWREPLLHFIVLGAALFGLDRAVNGAPDEARTIVVDAAVDAEAVKVFRDARGRAPTGDELYGLRRVWLDNEVLYREGLALQMDKGDKAIRDRVIFKALSMVNAGLQRPPVDDVALKAWFEKNRVKYDEPARLDFQEAALAGDASEATAAAFAAALNAGTPSDEKAGLHVFKARPLPTIVQSYGPEFAQALEALPTGRWQALRQGDGWKVVRLDAVAAARQASFDMLRNVVLQDWTDSVMAEQRSAAVRKLAKKYTVKVEAPTP